Proteins encoded within one genomic window of Hahella chejuensis KCTC 2396:
- the dnaB gene encoding replicative DNA helicase, translated as MNESVIRKDSTKSEGQGPGGAALVSSSAVKAPPHSIEAEQSVLGGLMLDNASWDKISDIITAKDFYRLDHRLIFGSISRLANLGSPLDAITVSEELDNRNELNSAGGLAYLSELAKNTPSAANIRAYAEIIRERSVLRQLITVANEIADEAYQTEGRTSTEVLDDAERRVFQIAESRPNQGGPESVNPILTKTLKKIDELFHSDGAITGVTTGFRDLDDRTSGMQASDLIIVAGRPSMGKTTFAMNLVENALILGGKPVLVFSMEMPSDSIVMRMLSSLGRIDQTKVRSGKLDEDDWPRLTSAVNMLKDKPLYIDDTAALSPTEMRSRARRVARDHNGEIGLIMVDYLQLMRVPGMTEGRTAEISEISRGLKALAKELNCPVVALSQLNRSLEQRPNKRPVNSDLRESGAIEQDADLIMFIYRDEVYHEDSPDKGIAEIIIGKQRNGPIGTVRLAFMGRFTRFEDLAHDYGGDYE; from the coding sequence ATGAATGAGTCAGTAATACGTAAAGATTCGACCAAGTCGGAAGGGCAGGGCCCTGGCGGCGCTGCGCTGGTCAGCTCCTCGGCGGTCAAAGCGCCGCCCCATTCAATTGAGGCGGAACAGTCTGTTCTGGGTGGTCTGATGCTGGATAACGCCAGTTGGGACAAGATTTCAGATATCATTACAGCGAAAGACTTTTATCGTCTGGACCATCGCCTGATATTTGGCTCAATTTCACGATTGGCGAATCTCGGCAGTCCTTTGGACGCCATCACCGTCTCAGAAGAGCTGGATAATCGCAACGAGTTAAACTCTGCTGGTGGATTGGCCTACCTGAGTGAGCTGGCCAAGAATACTCCTAGCGCCGCCAATATTCGCGCCTATGCGGAAATTATTCGCGAACGTTCTGTGTTGCGCCAGTTAATCACCGTCGCTAATGAAATCGCCGACGAGGCGTATCAGACGGAAGGGCGCACCAGTACAGAGGTGTTGGACGATGCGGAGCGACGGGTCTTTCAGATAGCGGAGTCGCGGCCAAATCAGGGCGGACCGGAATCGGTGAATCCGATTCTAACGAAGACCCTGAAAAAAATTGATGAGCTGTTTCACTCGGATGGCGCTATCACGGGTGTTACTACAGGGTTTCGCGACCTGGATGATCGCACCTCGGGGATGCAGGCTTCAGACCTGATTATCGTTGCCGGTCGTCCCTCAATGGGTAAGACCACATTCGCTATGAACCTGGTGGAGAACGCACTGATACTGGGAGGGAAGCCTGTCTTGGTTTTCAGTATGGAGATGCCTTCCGACTCCATCGTAATGCGTATGCTGTCTTCCTTGGGGCGCATTGATCAGACTAAAGTGAGAAGCGGAAAACTGGATGAGGATGATTGGCCCCGTCTCACATCAGCCGTCAATATGTTGAAAGACAAGCCTTTATATATCGATGATACGGCAGCGTTAAGTCCAACTGAAATGCGCTCCAGGGCTAGAAGAGTGGCGCGAGATCACAATGGTGAAATTGGCTTGATCATGGTGGATTACCTTCAGCTGATGAGGGTGCCGGGGATGACGGAAGGTCGTACGGCTGAGATTTCTGAAATTTCACGAGGCTTGAAAGCCCTGGCGAAGGAGCTGAACTGTCCTGTAGTCGCGCTCTCCCAGCTTAACCGCAGCTTGGAACAAAGGCCCAATAAGCGCCCGGTCAACTCCGACTTGCGGGAGTCTGGGGCGATTGAGCAGGATGCTGACTTGATTATGTTTATCTATCGGGATGAGGTTTATCACGAGGATAGTCCAGACAAAGGTATTGCAGAAATTATTATCGGTAAGCAGCGTAACGGCCCTATTGGGACGGTGCGCTTGGCGTTCATGGGTAGGTTCACCCGCTTTGAAGATTTGGCCCACGATTATGGCGGGGATTACGAGTAA
- the alr gene encoding alanine racemase, with translation MRPSRALIDLDALRHNIRLLNSIAHNARCAAVIKADAYGHGAVEIARALKGEAPKLAVACYDEAVSLREAGVTTPLLVLEGFYSSEELADSTRWCDIEWVVHDMEQLDMLSEVAPLRKAGPDSTRMQTWIKLNTGMNRLGLPLNKLAHVAEKLQQFPGLSVIGLMTHFACADELDSLLQQRQWRAFQAGMQAAGANGWSYSSANSAALLQYPETHLDWVRPGIAMYGASPMADKTGADFGLKPVMTFESRLIATRELQAGDSIGYGAAWTADAPTRMGVVAVGYGDGYPRQMQNGAPVAVCGKRTKIIGRVSMDMLTVDISHIPEARIGSEVELWGGTVSADEVAGYASTISYTLFTGMTSRVPRVYINRSEVV, from the coding sequence ATGCGTCCATCCCGCGCTCTTATTGATCTGGACGCGTTGCGTCACAATATTCGCCTGTTGAACTCCATCGCGCATAACGCCAGGTGTGCAGCGGTAATCAAAGCCGATGCATATGGTCATGGCGCAGTGGAAATTGCCCGTGCGCTGAAAGGGGAAGCCCCCAAGTTGGCGGTGGCTTGTTACGATGAGGCGGTGAGCCTGCGCGAAGCGGGCGTTACGACGCCGCTTCTGGTGCTTGAAGGGTTCTACAGCTCGGAAGAGTTGGCTGACTCCACTCGCTGGTGTGACATAGAGTGGGTTGTGCATGACATGGAGCAGCTGGATATGCTGTCCGAGGTGGCGCCGTTGCGTAAGGCGGGGCCTGACTCCACCCGAATGCAAACCTGGATTAAGCTAAATACAGGTATGAACCGCTTGGGATTGCCGTTAAATAAATTGGCTCACGTCGCAGAGAAACTGCAGCAGTTTCCTGGGCTTTCAGTTATCGGCTTAATGACCCACTTTGCATGTGCTGATGAGTTAGATAGTCTTCTGCAGCAGAGGCAGTGGCGGGCGTTTCAGGCTGGTATGCAGGCAGCGGGGGCGAATGGCTGGAGTTATTCCTCTGCTAATTCTGCGGCTTTGCTGCAGTATCCGGAAACTCATCTGGATTGGGTGCGCCCGGGTATTGCAATGTACGGCGCGTCCCCCATGGCGGATAAGACGGGGGCAGATTTTGGTTTGAAGCCGGTAATGACCTTTGAGTCACGTTTGATTGCTACCAGGGAGCTGCAAGCTGGAGACTCTATTGGCTATGGCGCCGCCTGGACTGCGGACGCCCCAACGCGAATGGGAGTGGTCGCGGTGGGATACGGCGATGGTTATCCAAGGCAGATGCAGAATGGGGCTCCTGTCGCCGTGTGCGGTAAGCGGACAAAAATTATTGGGCGTGTATCCATGGATATGTTGACGGTGGATATCTCCCATATTCCAGAGGCTCGCATTGGGTCTGAAGTGGAGTTGTGGGGCGGGACTGTTTCCGCGGATGAGGTTGCAGGATATGCGTCAACAATCTCCTATACTTTATTTACGGGTATGACCTCGCGGGTTCCCAGAGTATATATTAATCGTTCGGAAGTAGTTTAA
- a CDS encoding SDR family oxidoreductase produces MTGIDSPLGKAIAQRLQQSGIVVEGVPYEQFLMTNDAIVRGMKSMPSADFVVHAAEMSDLFKAEQHPDLAYQVNVSACAAVAEVADLWKAPIVHLSSHLVFDGVKKNPYISANKGRPLSVYGRTKLQSEQWLQENYSKHLILRVGWLLEAGAQGWLQTMLSALSSGKRLNASTDMQLTPVAVDDVARVVDAVIKQLSCNISVWGVYHYAGAEAVTHYELLKAIVLQAFGQEEMLQALIEKKGADVLPGVALPANGALGCIKLRNTFGVKQLPWRRYLPALIEQCQQRGGVKPAENCLEESR; encoded by the coding sequence GTGACGGGAATCGATTCGCCATTAGGTAAGGCTATAGCTCAGCGTTTGCAGCAGAGCGGTATAGTGGTGGAGGGCGTCCCCTACGAACAGTTTCTGATGACCAATGATGCGATCGTGCGGGGAATGAAGTCGATGCCGTCAGCGGACTTTGTCGTTCATGCTGCGGAGATGAGCGATTTGTTCAAAGCGGAGCAGCACCCGGACCTGGCGTATCAGGTTAACGTGTCCGCTTGTGCGGCGGTTGCGGAGGTTGCGGACTTATGGAAGGCGCCGATTGTTCATCTTTCCAGTCATCTTGTTTTCGACGGCGTCAAAAAGAATCCTTATATTTCCGCCAACAAAGGGCGTCCTCTCTCTGTGTATGGGCGGACAAAGTTGCAGAGTGAGCAATGGCTTCAGGAAAACTATAGCAAGCATCTGATCTTGAGGGTTGGTTGGTTGCTGGAGGCGGGCGCTCAAGGCTGGTTGCAGACCATGCTTTCGGCATTGTCGTCAGGCAAGCGTCTTAACGCCAGTACCGATATGCAGCTGACCCCTGTTGCGGTGGATGATGTGGCGAGAGTGGTGGACGCTGTTATCAAACAGTTAAGCTGTAACATCTCCGTATGGGGTGTTTACCATTATGCTGGCGCTGAAGCGGTCACCCACTATGAATTGTTGAAGGCGATTGTGTTGCAGGCCTTTGGCCAGGAGGAAATGCTACAGGCTCTGATCGAGAAGAAGGGCGCTGATGTCTTGCCTGGAGTGGCGCTTCCCGCGAATGGGGCGTTGGGCTGCATCAAGCTGCGCAACACCTTTGGCGTCAAACAGCTTCCCTGGCGTCGCTACCTGCCTGCACTGATTGAGCAATGCCAGCAACGTGGGGGCGTGAAGCCCGCTGAAAACTGCTTGGAAGAGAGCCGTTAA
- the fnr gene encoding fumarate/nitrate reduction transcriptional regulator Fnr, with protein MESKHIATSSPFSLHRGCHECNLSKLCIPIAVGAEDIDRLEEIIRQGKMLNRGEYIFEQHTPFRSCFAVRSGAIKTFTVSEEGEEQVTGFYLPGEIIGLDSVSMEKYSCSAVALERTSVCEIPLEKFEDLASDIPSLQHHFFSLMSKEIQESRQLTMLLSKNSAEERIASLLLSLSTRFSRRRLSGTNFRLPMPRSDIGNYLGLAVETVSRVITRFQNNGIIKVQGREVQILQLEELQKVLRHDTKCLEHQKESAVNGR; from the coding sequence ATGGAAAGCAAGCATATAGCAACCTCCTCTCCTTTTAGCTTACACAGGGGCTGCCATGAATGTAACTTGAGCAAACTTTGCATTCCAATAGCGGTCGGGGCTGAAGACATTGATCGCCTGGAAGAAATCATTCGCCAGGGCAAAATGCTCAATCGCGGTGAATATATCTTTGAGCAGCATACGCCATTTCGCTCCTGCTTCGCCGTTCGTAGCGGCGCAATCAAAACATTCACCGTATCTGAGGAAGGCGAGGAGCAGGTAACCGGCTTCTACCTGCCAGGTGAGATTATCGGGCTGGACAGCGTTAGCATGGAAAAATACTCCTGCTCCGCCGTCGCTCTCGAACGCACTAGCGTGTGCGAAATTCCTTTGGAAAAATTTGAAGACTTAGCCTCAGACATTCCCAGCCTGCAGCACCACTTTTTCTCGCTGATGAGTAAAGAAATTCAGGAAAGCAGGCAGCTTACTATGCTACTGAGCAAAAACTCTGCGGAAGAGCGCATAGCCTCGCTGCTATTGTCCTTATCAACTCGCTTCAGCCGTCGTCGCCTGTCCGGCACAAACTTCAGGCTCCCCATGCCTCGCAGCGATATAGGCAACTATTTAGGTTTGGCGGTCGAAACTGTGAGTCGGGTTATTACCCGCTTCCAGAACAACGGCATTATTAAGGTCCAAGGAAGGGAAGTTCAGATTTTGCAATTGGAAGAGCTACAGAAAGTTCTCCGCCACGACACTAAGTGTCTGGAACACCAAAAAGAGTCCGCCGTTAACGGCCGTTAA
- a CDS encoding coproporphyrinogen III oxidase, with protein MPVGKVVEQAIQNGGNDSWVYLLNSPPKEFSSENWSALNEGAYDADYRNSSLARYYEGGFALSVQAPCFTTLVSAENYTRRLPSMSANLQKYIDYVVKEVRLLKQSLPAGCQVKYLHWFGDLVRQLTPAAQTQVMYYLGREFKLNFGADARHVIELDARPDSEEALALIKGLGFNIICINDPGEYAQSCPIEDLKDWLQTIRAFDFKAVYLRLKVSPITFSALSQHLEEILTERPQGILLSSHKPEFTSTPSLETALKDFKRRIKSASFIPITQDFFALPWTGLISQGVSCLHGVGLGAFSYTPHYQLRNATQLDDYYKILDNGGLPARAIRYTQTQL; from the coding sequence ATGCCAGTTGGAAAGGTTGTCGAACAAGCGATACAAAATGGGGGTAATGATAGCTGGGTTTATTTGCTCAACTCCCCTCCCAAAGAGTTCTCCAGCGAGAACTGGAGCGCCTTAAACGAGGGAGCCTATGATGCGGACTATCGCAACAGCTCTCTGGCTCGATACTATGAAGGCGGGTTCGCATTGAGCGTTCAAGCGCCCTGCTTCACCACACTCGTAAGCGCGGAAAATTATACCCGCCGACTTCCATCCATGAGCGCAAATCTGCAGAAGTACATCGACTATGTCGTAAAGGAAGTGAGACTACTCAAGCAAAGCCTTCCTGCCGGTTGCCAGGTTAAGTACCTGCATTGGTTCGGCGATCTGGTGCGCCAGCTTACTCCCGCAGCGCAAACGCAGGTCATGTACTATTTAGGGCGGGAGTTCAAGCTGAACTTCGGCGCCGATGCCCGTCATGTCATCGAGTTGGACGCTCGTCCAGACTCAGAGGAAGCGCTAGCCCTGATCAAAGGGTTGGGCTTTAACATCATCTGCATCAATGATCCCGGTGAATATGCGCAGTCCTGTCCTATTGAGGACCTTAAGGATTGGCTACAAACCATTAGGGCATTCGACTTTAAAGCCGTCTATCTGCGTCTGAAAGTGTCACCCATCACATTCTCCGCACTGTCCCAGCATCTTGAGGAAATTCTGACGGAAAGACCGCAGGGCATCCTTCTTTCCAGCCATAAACCAGAGTTCACCAGCACACCTAGCCTGGAAACAGCGCTAAAAGATTTCAAGCGACGCATTAAGTCCGCATCGTTTATTCCGATCACCCAGGACTTTTTCGCGCTACCCTGGACAGGCTTAATAAGCCAAGGCGTCAGTTGTCTGCATGGCGTCGGGTTGGGCGCATTCTCTTACACGCCCCACTACCAGTTGCGCAACGCCACCCAGCTGGATGACTACTACAAAATCCTGGACAACGGAGGACTCCCGGCAAGAGCAATTCGTTACACTCAGACACAGTTGTAA
- a CDS encoding lysophospholipid acyltransferase family protein, with protein MQAFQLFRSFVFYLGYAWGVIITSLVGMLVGPYVNFEKRYYIVSRFNVFALWWARVVCGIRYEIEGLENIPKTSCVVVSNHQSAWETYLLGVIFRPQCTVLKQELMKIPFFGWALKRLKPIAIDRSKPSAALKQLLKQGKERLTSGYWVVIYPEGTRVRPGQVGKYNKGGALLAVSAGVPLLPVAHNAGDCWPAGSISKRPGLIRVRIGAPIETSGRATDEVHKEMEEWIRRTSAALSQA; from the coding sequence GTGCAGGCATTTCAGCTATTTCGGTCTTTCGTTTTTTACCTTGGGTATGCTTGGGGCGTCATCATCACATCATTAGTTGGTATGTTGGTGGGTCCTTACGTCAATTTTGAAAAGCGCTATTACATCGTATCCCGGTTTAATGTGTTTGCGCTTTGGTGGGCGCGCGTTGTTTGCGGCATACGTTATGAGATTGAGGGGCTGGAGAACATTCCGAAAACAAGCTGTGTGGTTGTCAGCAATCATCAAAGCGCCTGGGAAACCTATTTGTTAGGCGTCATATTCCGTCCTCAATGCACAGTACTGAAACAGGAGTTGATGAAAATTCCGTTTTTTGGCTGGGCGCTAAAAAGATTGAAGCCCATCGCCATTGACCGGAGTAAGCCTTCTGCGGCGCTTAAGCAATTGCTAAAGCAGGGAAAGGAGCGTCTGACTTCTGGGTATTGGGTTGTGATTTACCCTGAAGGAACGCGCGTTCGTCCTGGACAAGTTGGCAAATACAATAAGGGGGGCGCCTTGTTGGCGGTCAGCGCGGGCGTACCTTTACTGCCAGTGGCGCATAATGCAGGCGATTGCTGGCCTGCTGGCAGTATTAGTAAGCGCCCAGGTTTGATAAGGGTCAGGATCGGTGCGCCGATTGAAACCAGTGGGCGCGCTACCGATGAAGTTCATAAGGAAATGGAAGAGTGGATAAGGCGGACCTCCGCCGCCTTAAGCCAGGCGTAA
- a CDS encoding substrate-binding periplasmic protein: MIAKKLLLVSVLFLSAIARGETFNLVTENFPPFNMGEEDHKYEHKADAISGINVDIVKELFKRSGYDYRMKLRNWNYAYNFAQRKEFRGVFGTTLTDARKPLFKWVGPLAKNDWVFFARNDTTIKINSVEDAKPYLIGCYKDDSRAQFLKNNGFNASELEDDSLNPKRLQQRQVDLWISSTASGYYYAKLAGVSDIKPIFTIRDTSLYLAMNKDTPDEHIEHLNKVLDKMRTEGYLDKVYSNYK, encoded by the coding sequence ATGATCGCTAAGAAGCTATTGTTGGTTTCTGTTCTCTTTCTGTCCGCCATTGCACGTGGCGAAACCTTTAACCTGGTCACGGAAAATTTCCCGCCTTTTAATATGGGCGAGGAAGACCACAAATACGAACACAAAGCTGACGCTATCAGCGGCATCAATGTGGATATAGTCAAAGAGCTCTTTAAACGCTCGGGTTATGACTATCGTATGAAGCTCAGAAATTGGAATTACGCTTACAACTTCGCGCAACGCAAAGAGTTCCGTGGCGTATTCGGCACTACATTGACCGATGCGCGCAAACCGCTGTTCAAGTGGGTAGGTCCACTCGCCAAGAACGACTGGGTATTCTTCGCAAGAAATGACACTACTATCAAAATTAACTCTGTAGAGGACGCCAAGCCTTATCTCATTGGTTGCTATAAGGATGACTCCAGAGCGCAATTTTTGAAGAACAACGGCTTCAACGCTTCAGAGCTGGAAGATGACAGCCTCAACCCAAAGAGGCTGCAACAAAGACAGGTGGACCTATGGATCTCCAGCACCGCATCAGGCTATTACTACGCTAAGCTGGCCGGTGTTTCCGACATCAAACCTATATTTACTATACGAGACACCAGTCTATACTTGGCGATGAACAAGGACACGCCTGATGAGCACATTGAGCACCTCAATAAAGTGCTCGATAAGATGCGTACTGAAGGCTATTTGGACAAAGTATATTCAAACTACAAATAG
- a CDS encoding substrate-binding periplasmic protein, with translation MYYFRSLLLALCATLCVSANAEEVTFNLVTENFPPYNMSVNDAEYEHRPEDITGLITDVVKQIFTKAKIGYTMKLRNWSYAYNYAQRKDFRGVFGTTLTDARKPLFKWVGPIASDGWVLYAKSGSSIKINSIEDAKKYKIGAYKGDVREQWLLSNGFETSSLDDDALNPKRLQNGQIDLWISGPVSGPYYAAKNGVTNIQPVFTVKETQLYLAVNKETPDEYVNKLNEALEKMRSSGELEKITARYR, from the coding sequence ATGTATTATTTTCGCTCCCTTCTTTTGGCGTTATGCGCCACTCTCTGCGTATCAGCAAATGCGGAAGAGGTAACTTTCAACCTGGTTACTGAAAACTTCCCTCCCTACAACATGAGCGTTAATGATGCTGAGTATGAACACAGACCCGAGGACATCACCGGTCTGATTACAGATGTTGTCAAACAGATTTTCACCAAGGCGAAAATCGGTTACACCATGAAACTGCGTAATTGGAGCTACGCATACAACTACGCTCAGCGCAAAGATTTTCGAGGTGTATTCGGAACCACACTCACCGATGCTCGCAAACCTCTATTTAAATGGGTTGGCCCAATCGCCTCCGACGGCTGGGTCCTCTACGCAAAATCAGGCTCCTCCATCAAAATAAACTCGATTGAAGACGCCAAGAAGTACAAGATTGGAGCGTATAAAGGCGATGTGAGAGAGCAATGGCTACTTTCCAATGGCTTTGAGACCTCCAGCCTCGACGATGACGCTTTGAATCCCAAGCGACTACAAAACGGTCAAATTGACCTTTGGATCTCAGGACCCGTTTCCGGCCCCTACTATGCAGCCAAAAACGGCGTTACCAACATTCAACCTGTATTCACCGTTAAGGAGACACAACTGTATTTAGCAGTTAACAAAGAAACGCCGGATGAATACGTCAACAAGCTCAATGAGGCCCTGGAAAAAATGCGCTCTAGTGGCGAATTGGAAAAAATTACCGCCAGATACAGATAA
- the ychF gene encoding redox-regulated ATPase YchF: MGFNCGIVGLPNVGKSTLFNALTQAGIDAENFPFCTIEPNSGIVAMPDPRLQKLAEIVKPQKVIPTTMEFVDIAGLVAGASKGEGLGNQFLANIRQTDAIAHVVRCFADENVVHVANKVDPAADIDVINTELALADLDTVEKGIKRISRIAKGGDKFAKQQIEVMEKLLPHLNEAKPVRALNLSAEEMLVIRELCLLTVKPTMYIANVAEDGFENNPHLDVVRAIAEKEGAVVVPICNKLESEIAELEDEEKAEFLADLGMEEPGLDRVIRAGYKLLGLQTYFTAGVKEVRAWTVKIGATAPQAAGVIHSDFERGFIRAEVVGYDDFTSFNGEQGAKEAGKWRLEGKDYIVQDGDVIHFRFNV; the protein is encoded by the coding sequence ATGGGATTTAATTGCGGCATAGTCGGACTCCCTAACGTAGGCAAATCAACCCTGTTTAATGCACTCACCCAAGCGGGCATCGACGCCGAAAACTTCCCTTTTTGCACCATTGAGCCCAACTCAGGCATCGTCGCCATGCCCGACCCTCGGCTGCAAAAGCTGGCGGAAATCGTCAAGCCGCAGAAAGTCATCCCTACCACTATGGAGTTTGTCGACATCGCCGGCCTGGTGGCCGGAGCCTCCAAAGGAGAGGGACTGGGGAATCAATTCCTGGCGAACATCAGACAGACCGACGCCATCGCACACGTAGTGCGCTGCTTTGCAGATGAAAACGTGGTTCACGTGGCGAATAAAGTCGATCCTGCCGCAGATATCGATGTCATTAATACCGAGCTGGCTCTCGCCGACCTGGACACCGTAGAAAAGGGCATCAAGCGGATCTCGCGCATCGCCAAAGGCGGGGATAAATTCGCCAAGCAGCAAATTGAGGTGATGGAAAAATTACTGCCGCACCTGAATGAAGCCAAGCCCGTACGCGCCCTGAATCTGAGCGCGGAGGAAATGCTGGTGATCAGAGAGCTGTGCCTGCTCACTGTAAAGCCAACCATGTACATCGCCAACGTTGCTGAAGACGGCTTCGAAAACAACCCCCACCTCGACGTGGTAAGAGCGATTGCCGAAAAAGAAGGCGCTGTCGTCGTCCCCATCTGCAATAAGCTGGAATCGGAAATCGCAGAGCTGGAAGACGAAGAAAAAGCCGAGTTCCTGGCCGACCTGGGCATGGAAGAACCCGGACTTGATCGCGTCATTCGTGCAGGCTACAAGTTACTTGGCCTGCAGACTTATTTTACGGCGGGCGTAAAAGAAGTCCGCGCATGGACCGTTAAGATCGGCGCAACCGCACCACAAGCGGCAGGCGTCATACACTCCGATTTCGAACGCGGATTCATCCGAGCGGAAGTGGTCGGCTATGACGACTTCACATCTTTCAACGGAGAGCAAGGCGCGAAAGAAGCAGGAAAATGGCGCTTGGAAGGCAAGGATTACATCGTTCAGGACGGCGACGTCATTCATTTCAGATTTAACGTATAA
- the pth gene encoding aminoacyl-tRNA hydrolase has protein sequence MAKPVRAIVGLGNPGPDYAQTRHNAGALWLEHLARKKGQFLRPDKKLHGDYCKISIAGEDIHLLFPSTFMNRSGQSVLSLSQFYKIELENILVAHDELDIDAGTLRLKFGGGHGGHNGLRDIIRCFGGNKDFPRMRLGIGHPGDKSKVTSHVLGRISKEDMDKLESAFYQLDTHLEAIISGQWDTAMNRLHSFRA, from the coding sequence ATGGCGAAGCCTGTTCGCGCCATTGTCGGGCTGGGAAATCCCGGCCCCGACTACGCCCAGACCCGGCATAACGCCGGGGCTCTCTGGCTGGAGCATCTGGCCAGAAAAAAAGGCCAATTCTTAAGGCCGGACAAAAAACTTCACGGCGACTATTGCAAAATATCCATCGCCGGCGAAGACATCCACCTTCTATTTCCCAGCACGTTCATGAATCGCAGCGGTCAATCCGTTCTGAGCCTCAGCCAGTTCTACAAAATCGAACTGGAAAATATACTGGTGGCGCACGATGAACTGGACATTGACGCCGGAACACTCCGCCTCAAGTTTGGCGGCGGACATGGAGGACACAATGGCCTGCGCGACATCATTCGCTGCTTTGGCGGAAATAAAGACTTCCCTCGCATGCGGCTAGGCATTGGCCACCCCGGAGATAAAAGCAAGGTGACCAGCCATGTTCTTGGCAGAATCAGTAAAGAGGATATGGACAAGCTGGAGTCAGCATTCTATCAGCTGGACACCCACCTGGAAGCCATCATTTCCGGCCAGTGGGACACCGCCATGAACCGCCTGCACAGCTTCCGCGCCTGA
- a CDS encoding 50S ribosomal protein L25/general stress protein Ctc produces the protein MSNEFSLNAEKRDVQGKGASRRLRRVDGKVPGIIYGGETAPVAISVSHNQLSHALQNEAFYSHILTLDVEGTNESVILKDLQRHPYKPIIMHADFLRVQKDQKLHVNVPLHFINEDKCEGVRQGGGSISHQQTEVEVICLPANLPEFIEVDMTSVQVEQILHLSDLKLPEGVELAELTKGSDHDLPVVAVHKPKGAKADEAEGEGEAE, from the coding sequence ATGAGTAATGAATTTAGCTTAAACGCTGAAAAGCGTGACGTTCAGGGGAAAGGTGCGAGCCGCCGCCTACGTCGCGTTGACGGCAAGGTTCCTGGCATCATCTACGGTGGCGAAACTGCTCCTGTAGCAATTTCTGTTAGCCACAACCAACTAAGCCACGCCCTGCAGAATGAAGCGTTCTACTCTCACATTCTGACTCTGGACGTTGAAGGAACCAATGAGTCCGTCATCCTGAAAGATCTGCAACGCCATCCGTACAAGCCGATCATCATGCACGCCGACTTCCTCCGCGTACAAAAAGATCAAAAACTGCACGTAAACGTTCCCCTGCACTTCATCAACGAAGATAAGTGTGAAGGCGTACGCCAGGGCGGCGGCAGCATTTCTCATCAACAAACAGAAGTTGAAGTAATCTGTTTACCCGCTAACCTGCCTGAATTCATCGAAGTTGACATGACTTCCGTACAGGTTGAGCAAATCCTGCACCTTTCCGACTTGAAACTGCCAGAAGGCGTTGAACTGGCTGAGCTGACAAAAGGCTCAGATCACGACCTGCCTGTTGTTGCAGTACACAAGCCGAAAGGCGCCAAAGCTGACGAAGCTGAAGGCGAAGGCGAGGCTGAATAA